The following proteins are co-located in the Tetrapisispora phaffii CBS 4417 chromosome 4, complete genome genome:
- the TPHA0D03620 gene encoding 60S ribosomal protein eL36 (similar to Saccharomyces cerevisiae RPL36A (YMR194W) and RPL36B (YPL249C-A); ancestral locus Anc_6.283): protein MAVKTGIAVGLNKGKKVTSMTPAPKISYRKGAASKRTTFVRSIVREFAGLAPYERRLMDVIRNVGEKRARKVAKKRLGSFKRAKAKVEEMTNIIAASRRH, encoded by the coding sequence gTATTGCCGTTGGTTTAAACAAAGGTAAGAAGGTCACCTCTATGACCCCAGCCCCAAAGATTTCTTACAGAAAGGGTGCTGCTTCCAAGAGAACTACGTTCGTCAGATCTATCGTCAGAGAATTCGCTGGTTTAGCTCCATACGAAAGAAGACTAATGGATGTTATCAGAAACGTCGGTGAAAAGAGAGCCAGAAAGGTCGCCAAGAAGAGATTAGGTTCCTTCAAGAGAGCTAAGGCTAAGGTCGAAGAGATGACCAACATCATTGCTGCTTCCCGTCGTCATTAA